TTGATCTCCGCCCCCGCGAACCATGTGCATAGCGGACCGAACTATGCACTCTTTTTGGACCAAGTGTGCACAGTATGGGCGACAAGCACTCACTATTTTCCATGGCAAGGGAGACACTCGATTTTGTAGTCGGGCGGGCgcttccaaatattttttcgttcGATTTTGGCTTAAAAAGAAAACGTTTAAACTCTTATTAAGTATTCAGCTACATGGAATCATGCAGcgaaaacaatgaatgaaatgatgtaTATTCTTTTTGCTGATTTGAATTAAAACTGGCCAAACTTGAAGTAAAACTAAGGCACACTTCATGAAAGTATCTTTGACAAATCAATAACTGGTCGAGgaagtgaaaaaacaaaaatatttatttcgtTTTTGGTACATATTCCGTGATTTTTCCTTTGACGCTACCCAGAATATTTGGCACTATGAAATTTTATATGGCCCTCAATTTCAAGGATATTTGGGTAATTAACCAATCTATTCGAATCTTTGGAGGGCTTAGAAGATCTGTTTTGAAACCCGAAAGCATACTCATCATAGCCTAAGAATATATATTCATCGTCACAAGGGAATTTCAGATATTCGGTCCGATTTTCTTTTGGCAATCACAATTTCCTACGCAAAGCATGGTTCTGAAAGAAACCCACAATAATCGCATGATTTAGATCTGCCTCCCTATGCAGCACTTCATATAGAGCGCCTTTGAGCAATCCCCAGAGCTTGGCTGGTTTTCACTCTCTGTTGTGCCCTactctcattttctttgtgaATGCGCGTAGACATTAGCAAAGATGTTCCTTCGAGATCTATTCTTAGCTTTTGTTAGGTACAAACCTTTGAGAGTCCAATCCGTGAAGAAACGGTCAAAACGAAAGGGAAAGATACGCATGAAAGTCATACATACAAGAATACAATACAAATTCACCTGTAACACTACTTGTTATAAAATGAGAGACCTCATCAGTGTGTAGGTTTCAACGGATCTATTCGTTGCACAGAGTTAGAAGATCCGGTTCGACAAAAGAGGACCTTCCGAACTTGAATTTTAGATATCTAATAAGAAGTGGACCTCGGAACGTctcgagctttaaaaaaatatacgAGGTGGTCTCGAAATTGGTGATAGAAGCACATGTTAAAAATCCTCAATTTTCGAGCGTATTAACATAATCCCGAGGCCTCGTCCTGAGGCTATGGGTAGACTTGCGTACTTCGGCCCAATGAGGAATCCCTTTTAAAAAGTGGGCCCAGTATAAAAGTGCACTTACGAATCCCGTCTTAGGATGAGAGGAGAGCCCCGGGCATATGGAATACCCTGGATGATTTTGATCTCAACGGATAATGCTCCGTGAATCTCCAACAAAGGAGATCGGAAATCTGCGCAATATACGAAAAACGCGTCCCGAGAATGTTTTGACTCCGCGCTAGATGCACTACTTCCTTTCTAACTGTCCATTCTAAGGGCCCAATGGAGGGGTAAAATTCCGCGTTTTTATCAAAGTCTCAAATACTTCACGATCAGCGAACATCAATGGGCCTTAGGTCCTCTAATGGCAGCTATTTTGCATCCATGTCCTAAATCAAacccttttttgttccaacttcACGAGTGGAACGTGTCGTGGTCCATTTAACTTTATAGAGATAAGTCATGTGCTCGTCGAGCCCGTCACAAAAAGGGTACCCCCTGAAGCGTCAGACTAGAAAAATCCAGTGATCCATCCCATCTATTCGAAACACAAAGAGTATTGGATCCTAGGATCCTTTCAAACCTTACTTTGggccattttcatcatcatcatcgtcaacTCCGTCTTTGCCTCTTCTGGGTTCAAGAGCTAAAAGCCACGGTCAGTGGCCATTTTGCGTTCTTTCACGAAGGCCGAGAGGCTCGAAATGATCGACTAGTAGTGGTCGTTTAAGAGGGTCTTGGTCTTGAAAAGAGACATTGAGCTAATGGACCTTCCTTTTAGTGCATAAAACGACATGGATTTGACAATTGGTGATTTCTTTCAGCCTTGTGGATCCAAAAGGAATTCACGAATGGATGTCTTTGTCCTGAGTTAAGTCGAGCTCGTTTCCCCTACCAAATCGAGGTCCAACAGACTCCGGAAGCAAACATGAAGCCTCGTTTCAACCTCGCTTGCGACAATTGTTATCAACTTACACGGAAAGCCTTTTCTTTATTCGATTCATTTATCATTTGGGGGCCCTTATTTCACCACCATGACAAGCCATGGTTTTCTACTTCAAGCAGAGCTCAACGGTGGGTgtatcatttcttttcttgcttGACAATGAACACATCTCTTTTTGTCTGAGGGGACCCAAGGgaataacattttttccaacattttagTTTCAGACGCACAATTAGTCATGCGCAACTTGGGTGACAAAAGGCCATTTGGTGAATGAGGGACATGAAATATTCAGGCCTTGGCCCTCCAGCCGCAAAAAGGACGCTGGGACAATTATCATGATGACGTACATACACCTTACAGAAATCGCCTTAAAATCCAGCCAAGGCATTCACCAACTTGGCCGACATGGCCTTAATCTCGTCATTATTCATGTACTCGGCCACGGAGATGGCATTGGCCAAACTGATGGTCTCCTTCACGGACTTACATCTGACCCAAATCCGCCCATTCATACCCACGGCAATTTCAAACGGGATGGAATCGCCTAATGTCTTTAGTAGCACACAGTCGGGTGACAAGAGTTTCCGAATCACGTGCAATGGGGTCGTGAACACAAACCCGCCCCCTGAGAGCACGCCCATGCCCGCTTTTTTCCCGTACGCATCCACACACACCAATTCGGGCTCCATATCTCGGGAGGCCACCAACAACTTGGCATACACTACATCTCCCGGTAACGCATTGGGCCGATTCTTCTTGGTCGCCCCTTCAAAGGCCATAAAGGACAAGGATGCGGGTTCAGATGTGCCAATATCCACCCGGAACGTGTCGCCggccttggccaagatcaCGCCGATAACGTGCTCACCACGGGCGGCAACATAGCGTTTAGCGTGCGTGTCGACCCAGTAGATGGCCTTGGGAGCCAATTTCTCGGCCGAGGATGGCAAGGGCTTGTGTCTAAGCACGCCCGGACGGGTCACAATGGCGTGGGGTCCCTCTCGCCGAAGACCAGGTCCCAGGATAACGACATCTGAGGGCGGAATCTCGGGCACGGGATCTCCGGGGATTACAACCCGAGCAGATGGCGATGATTTAGCTGACACATTGTCGGGATCGAGCTCCATTTCAGCGGGCATATTCAACACATGAGGGTTCGGAGGTCTGAattgttgtttgtttggtaCGTCTGAAATCATAGCACGTGTTCACGGAATGAAATAATGTATGGTCGCGGAACCTACTAGTTGGCTGGTTTGCGAAAAAGAGAGCTTTGAAAGATGAAATGTTAGGTTATGaggtaagaaaaaatggaattttcaCTTTCTACTACAGAATTAGGATTGATACAAACTTGAATCacgtctttttttttaagttcttTTGCTCTAGAGAGGAGGGAAACATTTTGTAAAATTTTGGATAACGTGCTGTATGAGTTATAGTCAtggcattagtaacgaaattacgaGTAACAAAATATcggtaattcgttccttttttcgaaaaaggaactgtattTGCATTACGTTTTAAAagtgtgtaattgtaacgacgcaaaaactaaaagaatatTTAGCTTCCAGACTGGCCTTTAAATTTTCGTTACTCTCGTCACTGCTGAGATTTCAgcagaaattgccattgatTGCTAATTCCATCCAGCATATtacgatcaaagaaagtcagagttgaaaattgcgcttgctcttaactaccTCAAACTCATATCGGACATTCGAATAAGCCAGATATTCTattattgtgttttttttggcattttgggaaAGGTCACGGGGTTGACTAAGACCGCTCTCGGAGTCGGACACCTTTTTTGGATCAAAGCGGAGGATTGCACAGTGGCATCAATCTAGTCAAGGTctccccatgaaaacaaaccattcggTTTATGGGGTGAACCTAGGGTgctcaacctttttttttttccttaaccatttttcgtcaatGTAAATAAAGTATCATCATTTTAATGCCAAGGCTCTTTAACTAAAATGGTGACGCAAAATCTTCAGATGTTACGCATTAGAACTCCATGAGTCAAAAGACACAATTTCTTTTAGGGAAGAATGGTCTTGATTGGGCACAAACCATGCACTAttggtaatctaaaatttgagtaaattttcgagtaacggttgtgtaacgaattactatttttgacctaAGTAACTGTAACTGCaattcgttccatttattgaggaacgactaatgccctggttaTAGTTATTGTCACTGAACCAATTTAAGTCGTTTCTACGGTATTGCAATATAACTCTGGTCAAACTATTctaccattttcaaattttttttttacatctttATACTTTATTATGCATTCATATGTACACATCTTATTTTACTCAATGTCATACATGATGGAGAGTTgcaagatatttttgtattattgATGCCTTATATTAATGTGACCCATTTTAGATAGTGGGAGCAACTCAATGAATGTTATATTAACTGATAAATTAACTGGTCAGTCAAGTGATGTTCCTTGTCAGAGTAACCCATTGGACTGCATTATAAATGTTAATAAATTTACATAAGTTACACGACCGTAAAGAttcgttttgaaattgaaatcagcaAGTATACTCAAGTAAGACaggacatttttttggaataaaCAGCCACTCGGCTTTTCATTTCACATACCGTGATCTGAAATCTCAGGCTCATCAAGATTATAAATTTTCATGATTGGTCTCTATAGTCACGTTACAATTTATCTTACACTTAATGTCCTTATTCATACTTCGGGGCAGGCTCTCGGTCAAGTATCAACCAAAAATTGTACGCGTATATAAGTAAGCTCTCTCCTACATACGGAGTTCGCTGGTAAACCTTTTAATCACAATCCATTTACGTACATGTGTACAATCGGAGAGAATCGATCGTCTCAGTCGCGTGAATAGCAACTCCGAAGTCTCCTCGACTATGGGAAAAACTTCTCTCCAACAATCCCTTGCATTCAAGAGGGGAGCACGTTTCCTCTCAAAAGAGACAAATATCGATCAAACACGGGATCAATCAATGGTCGTTTCCCTAATCCTCTGAGTTTATCTTGGTACTAAACACGGAGGAATATCGGTGTAGAAGGGTAAAAGAGTCATGTCCAATCTTCTTCGCATTTACAGCATGCTGCAGATTCAATGTTTTTGCGTACGATTGGGAGCCCCTCACTTCCTGATGCTAAACCCAGCTTTCATTCTGTCCGTCTGTCCGTCCAACCAGGTGACTCAATTCAAGGTGCCTTTCAACTTCGGTCGAAGTCTGATCTGGTGTACTTCGTTCAACGTATGGAAGCGAAGCAGGTGCGAGTCATTCTCCGTTCCATCCCTTGCTCCATCAACGTCagaatcatcatgatcatcatgaaaGCTGTCGTTTGGAGAGCTAGAGCTATTTAACGGGGGAAAACAGCCACTTCCTGTTGGAAGAGCCGAGTTTTGACCTTCCATCAATTCATAACAGAATGAATAGTGCACCTTCACTCGAACCTGAGAACAAGATTGGATCCGATTTTGGGCTTAGAATGTGTGAATTATTGTCAACTATTTCCAATGTTCCAGTGTAAATTGATCAtgtgatttgaaatgtttaaaaagagtttttatttcatgttgATACCTTAACCTTTATTTTTTAGCcactcaaaaaatggaaataaataTTTAAATCTTTTAATTTACCCTGCGACACATTTTGCGAAAAGTTCATACACAAAAAGAcacatttcaactttttttactCAGCGGCAATTTGATAGATTTCCGCATTTTTAAAGGTGAATTACAAAATCTTTTTGTCAGCGTTACCTGACCGTTCATATTTCAGCAGTTTTATGGGTTTGTATACCAAGAAATCAAGTTCTGACGAAATCGGGAAATTCTCGAGAGCACATCTAATACAAAATTGGAATCATTTCTCGGTATTTACTGTTTTCACTTTCTCAAGAGAGAATCGCTGAATAAGCACTGGGGTGGTATTAGATTTGTCCAATAAATGGTTGCAAGGCCATTTGCATTAACCCTCAATCTTGAATCCTTTCCATCTTTAAGAAATACTTTCGTATCGCTGCTGCTATTCGCTTCATAAATCACACGTTCTGGCTTTATTATAATCCTCTCTGTTTAGCATTAGGCTGTCACTTTTTGACGTTGCAAACGAGATTAGACGACATATTAAGATGAGGGTTCTATGTAAACGGATGTAAGGTTTAATGATATTCCAAATTAGGTTCCAAATCCAATAAACTCGGCCAAAAATGAATAGTTCATAGTTTGTTTTGGTTCAAGGTATTCCAAACGAGCCTGTTTCATATTTTGTAgagataagaaaaaaatgaaaaaaagatagaagtgaagaatgagaaaaaatacCCGGTCAATTGACTAATATTCTTGGATTTCAAGTTTGAACTAGAACAAGAATCtcaaaataaaagatcaaaaagaaattagaTAACTTTAAAATTAGCTCGCATATTACGAACAATGGTCATTTCACATGGTTCACCagattcctttttttactttgtaaCAGATTTGGTGTCAGTTTGTGGAAGCTGGTCTAGAGTGTTAAATAAAAGCTTTTCGATATTTTGTGCGAAATGACATTTCTAATACGGATTACACCGTTTGAATCGGAGCACTTTAAAAGGTACTTCATACTTTTCGTTAAACAACTTAGTCTTTTTCATACCAAGTTTTatcccaaaacaaaaacaaaaaagtgctGCCAATCGTTGAGGTTTTTTTGAATTCGTTCCAAATCGCCCTTCGACGTGACTTTAGCCTCCTTAAGCTAGGATATGCTCGAAGTTCTTGCTGACTTGAACAACCTCTACGTGTTTTGGTCAAAGGCTCGGAAAATTAACGAATGGCGCATTCCTTCGATTAAGAATTGGCGTGCCTCAACCTCATTCAAGAACTATCTGagaaactgaaagaaagaTTAGAGCTAATCCCCCTCATGATAAATGAAATCGGTTCCAAAGTCGTGCCAAGGAAGTAAGTTGAA
This DNA window, taken from Tigriopus californicus strain San Diego chromosome 9, Tcal_SD_v2.1, whole genome shotgun sequence, encodes the following:
- the LOC131887277 gene encoding exosome complex component RRP40-like; amino-acid sequence: MPAEMELDPDNVSAKSSPSARVVIPGDPVPEIPPSDVVILGPGLRREGPHAIVTRPGVLRHKPLPSSAEKLAPKAIYWVDTHAKRYVAARGEHVIGVILAKAGDTFRVDIGTSEPASLSFMAFEGATKKNRPNALPGDVVYAKLLVASRDMEPELVCVDAYGKKAGMGVLSGGGFVFTTPLHVIRKLLSPDCVLLKTLGDSIPFEIAVGMNGRIWVRCKSVKETISLANAISVAEYMNNDEIKAMSAKLVNALAGF